From a region of the Burkholderia sp. PAMC 26561 genome:
- a CDS encoding polysaccharide deacetylase family protein, with translation MYHHVSTSPGMITVSPVHFAAQMAYLAEAGYRTAGAAQLSAFLAGEPLPPKSVVLTFDDGYLDNWVHAHPVLEKHGFTALCFLVTSWPGEGAPRPNAQTGGALPELLGHREGDLAIQGGEPDRTILRWSEIDAMRRAATFEFHSHTHSHLRWDKVAANRAEKCAGLKRDLIDAREAFSARMGEVSDHLCWPQGFFDDDYLRVAREAGFRHFYTCEMAPNVSNEHAGEHSIYRLEVRDKPASWLASRLWVHSRPLLSRAYLKLKR, from the coding sequence ATGTATCACCATGTCAGCACGTCGCCTGGAATGATCACGGTTTCGCCTGTTCATTTTGCAGCGCAAATGGCATACCTCGCAGAAGCGGGCTACAGGACAGCGGGCGCGGCGCAACTGAGCGCGTTCCTCGCAGGCGAGCCGCTGCCGCCGAAATCCGTGGTTCTGACTTTCGACGACGGATATCTCGACAACTGGGTCCACGCGCACCCAGTCCTCGAGAAGCACGGTTTCACTGCCCTGTGCTTTCTCGTGACAAGCTGGCCCGGCGAAGGCGCGCCGCGCCCGAACGCGCAGACCGGTGGTGCGCTGCCCGAGTTGCTGGGGCATCGTGAAGGGGATCTCGCAATACAAGGCGGAGAACCCGATCGCACGATCTTGCGATGGTCCGAGATAGATGCGATGCGTCGTGCAGCCACCTTCGAATTCCACAGCCATACGCATAGCCATCTGCGCTGGGACAAAGTGGCCGCGAATCGCGCAGAGAAATGCGCCGGCCTCAAGCGTGATCTGATCGATGCTCGCGAAGCGTTCAGCGCCCGCATGGGCGAAGTGTCGGATCACTTGTGCTGGCCGCAAGGTTTCTTCGACGATGACTACCTGCGTGTTGCTCGCGAAGCCGGCTTCCGCCATTTCTACACGTGCGAGATGGCGCCGAACGTCAGCAACGAGCACGCCGGCGAGCACTCCATATACAGGCTCGAAGTGCGTGACAAGCCGGCGTCGTGGCTTGCATCGAGATTATGGGTGCATAGCCGGCCTCTCCTTAGCCGCGCTTATCTGAAGCTCAAGCGGTAA